One Candidatus Acidiferrales bacterium genomic region harbors:
- a CDS encoding glycosyltransferase family 39 protein, whose translation MKTKLRGAATSLLLILFVAAGFRVGFAWNNALHNSRHALSVVPFMFESGDIAVSLAQGRGFSSPFRVPTGPTAWMTPVYPLLLAGVFRIFGVYTYNSYVAATGLNILLATLVCIPLFFVGKRIGGTILGASAAWLWAIFPNAILIPFESMWEACLSALLAATILWATLALADSRRIRDWVAYGFLWGFTLMTNPTLESLLPFLLIWLAYRAYKEKRSWLVIARPLLALAVAVFCCIPWTARNYDVFHAFVPLRSVLGLQLWMGNNADASPIWLGQLHPINDSAEREKYIELGEIRYMRYKRDQALAYMRTHPRREAYLIGNRFVALWAGGTPNPITDFFRVRDAWFRYVLLFNICVALGALAGIVLLAWRRSIYTLPLAVFPVVFPFAYYLTLAAPRYRLPIDPVVILLTAIALVACFHRLRAADSDASPNQSLPVSD comes from the coding sequence ATGAAAACCAAGCTTCGCGGAGCAGCGACTTCTCTCTTGTTGATTTTATTCGTTGCCGCCGGCTTCCGTGTCGGTTTCGCGTGGAACAATGCGCTTCACAATTCCCGTCATGCGCTCAGCGTCGTGCCGTTTATGTTCGAATCCGGAGATATCGCCGTCTCGCTGGCGCAGGGTCGCGGATTCAGCTCTCCGTTTCGCGTTCCCACTGGCCCTACGGCTTGGATGACTCCGGTCTATCCTCTGCTCCTCGCGGGAGTGTTTCGAATCTTCGGCGTCTATACCTACAACTCCTATGTCGCGGCGACGGGATTAAACATTCTGCTCGCAACACTCGTTTGCATCCCGCTATTTTTTGTGGGCAAGAGAATCGGCGGCACAATTCTGGGCGCCAGCGCCGCTTGGTTATGGGCCATCTTTCCCAATGCGATTCTCATTCCATTTGAAAGCATGTGGGAGGCGTGCCTTTCGGCCTTGCTCGCAGCAACAATCCTCTGGGCCACCCTTGCGCTTGCTGATTCACGTCGCATTCGTGACTGGGTTGCGTACGGCTTCCTCTGGGGATTTACGTTGATGACGAATCCAACTTTGGAATCGTTGCTGCCCTTCCTGTTGATCTGGCTCGCCTACCGCGCGTACAAAGAGAAGCGCTCGTGGCTCGTCATTGCGCGCCCATTATTGGCGCTCGCCGTTGCCGTTTTCTGCTGTATACCTTGGACGGCGCGTAATTATGATGTCTTCCACGCTTTCGTGCCGCTTCGCTCTGTTCTCGGTTTGCAGCTCTGGATGGGAAACAACGCCGATGCCAGCCCCATCTGGCTCGGGCAGTTGCATCCCATCAATGATTCAGCGGAACGGGAAAAGTACATCGAATTGGGCGAAATTCGCTACATGCGATATAAAAGAGACCAAGCGCTCGCTTACATGCGCACGCACCCTCGCCGCGAAGCCTATCTGATTGGAAACCGTTTTGTCGCCCTCTGGGCGGGAGGAACACCAAATCCCATAACGGATTTTTTCCGTGTTCGCGACGCCTGGTTTCGCTATGTCCTGCTGTTCAACATCTGCGTGGCCCTGGGAGCACTGGCAGGTATCGTCCTGTTAGCATGGAGGCGTAGCATCTACACGCTACCGCTGGCCGTTTTCCCCGTCGTCTTTCCCTTCGCCTACTATTTGACGCTGGCGGCGCCGCGCTATCGTTTGCCGATTGATCCCGTCGTAATCTTGCTCACGGCCATCGCGCTCGTCGCGTGCTTTCATCGTTTGCGCGCTGCTGATTCGGACGCCAGCCCCAACCAAAGCTTGCCTGTGAGCGACTAA